One window of the Rhipicephalus sanguineus isolate Rsan-2018 chromosome 2, BIME_Rsan_1.4, whole genome shotgun sequence genome contains the following:
- the LOC119383600 gene encoding enolase-phosphatase E1 isoform X2 has translation MPATRSRPSTEQAEVVSEEVKKDVEASPVKEKVAETKTEEAKPAAEEKADSAEEAKEEAEKAPEEAPKANGAAAAAVDGDKESDTAATEKAEKHKLEDEVSGTPEKKAKVEEKESKEEEAAKEAAPTEEAAA, from the exons ATGCCCGCCACACGTTCAAGGCCCAG CACCGAGCAGGCTGAGGTTGTTTCTGAGGAGGTGAAGAAGGACGTCGAGGCGTCCCCGGTGAAGGAAAAGGTGGCGGAGACGAAAACG GAGGAGGCCAAGCCTGCGGCTGAAGAGAAGGCCGACAGTGCAGAGGAAGCCAAAGAAGAAGCAGAGAAGGCTCCTGAAGAGGCACCCAAAGCAAATGGAG ctgctgctgctgccgtcgATGGCGACAAGGAGTCAGACACCGCAGCCACGGAAAAGGCGGAGAAGCACAAACTTGAAGATGAGGTGAGCGGCACTCCCGAGAAGAAGGCCAAGGTAGAGGAGAAGGAGAGCAAGGAAGAAGAGGCTGCCAAGGAAGCCGCACCTACAGAGGAGGCCGCAGCATGA
- the LOC119383600 gene encoding translation initiation factor IF-2 isoform X1, which produces MPATRSRPSTEQAEVVSEEVKKDVEASPVKEKVAETKTEEAKPAAEEKADSAEEAKEEAEKAPEEAPKANGEAAAAAVDGDKESDTAATEKAEKHKLEDEVSGTPEKKAKVEEKESKEEEAAKEAAPTEEAAA; this is translated from the exons ATGCCCGCCACACGTTCAAGGCCCAG CACCGAGCAGGCTGAGGTTGTTTCTGAGGAGGTGAAGAAGGACGTCGAGGCGTCCCCGGTGAAGGAAAAGGTGGCGGAGACGAAAACG GAGGAGGCCAAGCCTGCGGCTGAAGAGAAGGCCGACAGTGCAGAGGAAGCCAAAGAAGAAGCAGAGAAGGCTCCTGAAGAGGCACCCAAAGCAAATGGAG aagctgctgctgctgccgtcgATGGCGACAAGGAGTCAGACACCGCAGCCACGGAAAAGGCGGAGAAGCACAAACTTGAAGATGAGGTGAGCGGCACTCCCGAGAAGAAGGCCAAGGTAGAGGAGAAGGAGAGCAAGGAAGAAGAGGCTGCCAAGGAAGCCGCACCTACAGAGGAGGCCGCAGCATGA